A genomic stretch from Amycolatopsis sp. 195334CR includes:
- a CDS encoding ABC transporter substrate-binding protein, translated as MRRTLTSVVLGVVSAVLLSSCMGAAGGGPAADGPPVRGGNLNVAVPTDPQSLDMVANPGQVTAHIGNMMYEKLFEVDRTFAARPMLVQDYTTSDDRLTYTFRLRQGVTFHDGSPLTANDVVASLQRWQQGHRTGQLVSPDIDSITAPDAGTVTIHLKRPRYPLIDELAGAGTEIYAAKNLAGLPPTGFGQDKAIGTGPYKLKSWDIGRELVLERHAGYLSRTEEDWGGQAGAKHAYLDTVTYKVVGDQDALINGLQTGQWDHAMPTNDQYETLRANPALVVHNLPGGNENVIIPNFNPGSRFADPRARQALNLLLDKPAINAATGGSKDLTIETGAFASPDNQAFYSTVGDEIYRQRDPEKARRLLAEAGINAGATIRIVTTNSYPEFGKWAVLIQDELSKLGITTKIDTFDFATMLGTLTKEPGGWDLTTLFFDSALTSPAQMPALTLGTLNGSSSPELDALMAEYNASATRAQAKTVVDKFQAFTWQQLSVITLSQSKLYAAYSPKLKGYGDFYRVFWNSWLAS; from the coding sequence ATGAGACGAACCCTGACCTCGGTCGTGCTCGGCGTGGTGAGCGCCGTACTGCTCAGCTCCTGCATGGGAGCGGCCGGTGGCGGCCCGGCCGCCGACGGCCCGCCGGTGCGCGGTGGCAACCTCAACGTCGCGGTGCCCACCGATCCGCAGTCGCTGGACATGGTCGCCAATCCCGGCCAGGTGACCGCGCACATCGGCAACATGATGTACGAGAAGCTGTTCGAGGTGGACCGCACCTTCGCCGCGCGGCCCATGCTGGTGCAGGACTACACCACCAGCGACGACCGGCTCACCTACACCTTCCGGCTGCGCCAGGGCGTGACCTTCCACGACGGCAGCCCGCTGACCGCGAACGACGTGGTGGCCAGCCTCCAGCGCTGGCAGCAGGGTCATCGCACCGGGCAGCTGGTCTCCCCGGACATCGACTCGATCACCGCGCCCGACGCGGGCACCGTGACCATCCACCTCAAGCGGCCGCGGTACCCGCTGATCGACGAACTGGCCGGCGCGGGCACCGAGATCTACGCGGCGAAGAACCTGGCCGGGCTGCCGCCCACCGGGTTCGGCCAGGACAAGGCGATCGGCACCGGGCCGTACAAGCTGAAGAGCTGGGACATCGGCCGCGAGCTGGTGCTGGAGCGCCACGCGGGATACCTGTCGCGCACCGAGGAGGACTGGGGCGGGCAGGCCGGGGCCAAGCACGCCTACCTGGACACCGTGACCTACAAGGTGGTCGGCGACCAGGACGCGCTGATCAACGGCCTGCAGACCGGCCAGTGGGACCACGCGATGCCGACCAACGACCAGTACGAGACGCTGCGCGCGAACCCGGCACTGGTGGTGCACAACCTCCCCGGCGGCAACGAGAACGTGATCATCCCGAACTTCAACCCCGGTTCGCGCTTCGCCGATCCCCGTGCCCGGCAGGCGCTGAACCTGCTGCTGGACAAACCGGCGATCAACGCGGCGACCGGCGGCAGCAAGGACCTGACCATCGAGACCGGCGCCTTCGCCTCCCCGGACAACCAGGCGTTCTACTCCACCGTCGGCGACGAGATCTACCGCCAGCGCGACCCGGAGAAGGCACGCCGGCTCCTGGCCGAAGCCGGGATCAACGCCGGCGCGACGATCCGCATCGTCACCACGAACTCCTACCCCGAGTTCGGCAAGTGGGCGGTGCTGATCCAGGACGAACTGTCCAAGCTGGGCATCACCACCAAGATCGACACCTTCGACTTCGCCACCATGCTGGGCACGCTGACCAAGGAACCGGGTGGCTGGGACCTGACCACGCTGTTCTTCGACTCGGCGCTGACCTCACCCGCGCAGATGCCCGCGCTCACCCTGGGCACGCTGAACGGCTCGTCCTCGCCGGAACTGGACGCGCTGATGGCCGAGTACAACGCCTCGGCCACCCGGGCGCAGGCGAAGACGGTGGTGGACAAGTTCCAGGCGTTCACCTGGCAGCAGCTGTCGGTGATCACGTTGAGCCAGTCGAAGCTGTACGCGGCGTACTCGCCGAAGCTCAAGGGCTACGGGGACTTCTACCGCGTTTTCTGGAACAGCTGGCTGGCGTCATGA
- a CDS encoding ABC transporter ATP-binding protein: MTLLELRDLTVGLLSGTDERALVRELSFDLDQGRTLCVVGESGSGKTVTALSIIRLLEFVAPVRTHGEITVDGVDLTKLSADEMRAYRGPRIGMIFQEALDSLNPSQRVGKQLVEAYRRPGSLPRQAVRKGTPLHREAVEKARGLLTEVGLTDTDRVFSLYPHQMSGGMQQRVMIALALMADPSLLIADEPTTALDVTTQAEILTLFDRVRRDHGTACVFITHDMGVAAQVADRIAVMYRGRLVELGSKEDILGAPRHPYTKALLDCVPQLGVSRRDGFPTISEALLEAAMNGGSAATTETRTLTQSRATNSGTTLVIDSVSKVYGRRGRFSLNREPEVHAVKDVSLTIAPGEFFGLVGESGSGKTTLGRLVSALEPPTAGTITFGAHRCTPSGLDGDERAFRRRAQLIFQDPQSSLDPRHTAARIIAEPLRELTGLRGAELDRRVTELIDEVGLPAGTAVKLPSQLSGGQRQRVSIARAIAAEPDLIVADEPTSALDVSVQGQVMNLLLELRATRALSFLFITHNLSLVLSVADRVGVMYRGELIETGDPDEIRLAPRHEYTRRLLAANPELPRLPQTANTGLRNP; encoded by the coding sequence ATGACCCTGCTCGAACTGCGAGACCTCACCGTCGGACTGCTCAGCGGCACCGACGAACGCGCACTGGTCCGCGAGCTTTCCTTCGATCTCGACCAAGGCCGGACGCTCTGCGTGGTGGGCGAGTCCGGCAGCGGGAAAACCGTCACCGCGCTGTCGATCATCCGGTTGCTGGAGTTCGTCGCGCCGGTGCGCACCCACGGTGAGATCACTGTGGACGGTGTGGACCTGACGAAGCTGTCCGCCGACGAGATGCGGGCCTATCGCGGGCCGCGCATCGGGATGATCTTCCAGGAGGCCCTGGATTCGCTCAACCCCAGCCAGCGCGTCGGCAAGCAGCTGGTCGAGGCCTACCGAAGGCCCGGATCGCTGCCACGCCAGGCCGTGCGCAAGGGCACGCCGCTGCACCGCGAAGCCGTGGAGAAGGCTCGCGGGCTGCTCACCGAAGTCGGCCTGACCGACACCGACCGCGTCTTTTCGCTGTACCCGCACCAGATGTCGGGCGGGATGCAGCAGCGGGTGATGATCGCGCTGGCGCTGATGGCCGATCCGAGCCTGCTGATCGCCGACGAGCCGACCACCGCGCTCGACGTGACCACGCAGGCGGAGATCCTCACCCTGTTCGACCGCGTCCGCCGCGACCACGGCACGGCCTGCGTGTTCATCACCCACGACATGGGGGTGGCCGCGCAGGTGGCCGACCGGATCGCGGTGATGTACCGGGGACGGCTGGTCGAACTCGGGTCCAAAGAGGACATACTGGGCGCGCCGCGGCACCCGTACACCAAGGCGCTGCTCGACTGCGTGCCCCAGCTCGGGGTGAGCAGGCGCGACGGGTTCCCGACCATTTCCGAGGCACTGCTGGAAGCCGCCATGAACGGCGGATCGGCGGCGACCACCGAAACCCGGACGCTGACCCAGTCACGTGCGACGAACTCCGGCACCACGCTGGTCATCGACTCCGTGTCCAAAGTGTACGGAAGACGCGGCCGGTTCTCGCTGAACCGCGAACCGGAGGTGCACGCGGTCAAGGACGTGTCGCTGACCATCGCGCCCGGCGAGTTCTTCGGCCTGGTCGGGGAATCCGGCTCGGGCAAGACCACGCTCGGCCGCCTGGTGAGCGCGCTCGAACCGCCGACCGCCGGCACCATCACCTTCGGCGCGCACCGGTGCACCCCGTCCGGGCTCGACGGCGACGAACGCGCGTTCCGCCGCCGCGCCCAGCTGATCTTCCAGGACCCGCAGAGCTCGCTCGATCCCCGGCACACCGCCGCGCGCATCATCGCCGAACCGCTGCGGGAGCTGACCGGCCTGCGCGGCGCCGAACTGGATCGCCGGGTGACCGAGCTGATCGACGAGGTCGGCCTGCCCGCCGGGACCGCGGTCAAACTGCCGTCGCAGCTCTCGGGCGGGCAGCGGCAGCGGGTCTCGATCGCCCGCGCGATCGCCGCGGAACCGGACCTGATCGTGGCCGACGAGCCGACCTCCGCGCTCGACGTCTCGGTGCAGGGCCAGGTGATGAACCTCCTGCTGGAACTGCGGGCCACCCGGGCGCTGAGCTTCCTGTTCATCACGCACAACCTCAGCCTGGTGCTCTCGGTCGCCGACCGCGTCGGCGTGATGTACCGGGGTGAGCTGATCGAGACCGGTGACCCGGACGAGATCCGGCTCGCCCCGCGCCACGAGTACACCCGCCGCCTGCTCGCGGCGAACCCCGAACTCCCCCGGCTCCCCCAGACCGCCAACACAGGATTGCGGAACCCATGA
- a CDS encoding ABC transporter permease produces MTRFRRNRLLVVSSALLALIVVAVVVLPFFLPSVSATDPVNRLLPPSAAHPLGTDSFGRDVLARLVSGGRASLGLSALITLCAAFSGLVIGLVSGFYRAADAVLMRVMDAWMSFPAIILAMALAISLGASIWTELIALTVIFTPFTARVIRSRVLGIAGRAYIGAARVSGMSRAKILVVHVFPNVLPLALVQVVILSAAAMLVDGAMSFLGLGIAPPTPTWGNMIAEGRSYLVVAPWLVVVPGVTIMICVFLLNLIGSSLRIAVDARARTLSELQHLRTRPART; encoded by the coding sequence ATGACCCGATTCCGGCGCAACCGCCTGCTGGTGGTCTCGTCCGCCCTGCTGGCGCTGATCGTGGTGGCGGTGGTGGTGCTGCCGTTCTTCCTGCCCAGCGTCAGCGCCACCGACCCGGTCAACCGGCTGCTGCCGCCGTCGGCCGCGCACCCCCTCGGCACCGACTCGTTCGGCCGCGACGTGCTGGCCAGACTGGTCTCTGGCGGGCGGGCCTCGCTCGGGCTGTCCGCGCTGATCACCCTGTGCGCGGCGTTCTCGGGCCTGGTGATCGGCCTGGTCAGCGGCTTCTACCGGGCCGCGGACGCGGTGCTGATGCGGGTGATGGACGCGTGGATGTCGTTCCCGGCGATCATCCTGGCGATGGCGCTGGCCATCTCGCTGGGGGCCAGCATCTGGACCGAGCTGATCGCGTTGACGGTGATCTTCACCCCGTTCACCGCCCGGGTCATCCGCAGCCGCGTGCTCGGCATCGCCGGGCGCGCCTACATCGGTGCCGCACGGGTGTCCGGCATGAGCCGGGCGAAGATCCTGGTGGTGCACGTGTTCCCGAACGTGCTCCCGCTGGCCCTGGTGCAGGTGGTGATCCTGTCGGCCGCGGCGATGCTGGTCGACGGCGCGATGAGCTTCCTGGGCCTCGGCATCGCCCCGCCGACGCCGACCTGGGGCAACATGATCGCCGAAGGCCGCAGCTACCTGGTGGTGGCGCCGTGGCTGGTGGTGGTGCCCGGGGTGACCATCATGATCTGCGTGTTCCTGCTGAACCTCATCGGTTCGTCACTGCGGATCGCCGTCGACGCCCGCGCCCGGACGCTGAGCGAGTTGCAGCACCTGCGCACCCGCCCCGCCCGCACCTGA
- a CDS encoding ABC transporter permease has protein sequence MTGMTGLLLRRLRDLLIILVIVGTMMFFVIRLIPGDPAQAILGPTARPSDVDALRESMGLNGSLWEQYLSWAGNVLRGDFGTSITYHAPVLGVVAEHIVPTLTLAVLSTVISFFLSVAITSWQAVSPRNPVARGLDRLSSLGMAVPDFWISLVLVLVFSVTLRWFPSSGYENLFTDPATAVPALVLPLTVLVIGQTALFVLTLRESLLGELPLAYLRTARVKGLSERQVMLKHVLPNALMPLITQLGSNFAMLVGGIVIIESIFVVPGLGHLLMGAVSTRDFPLIQGVTLFVAVLFVLVNLLVDLSYALLDPKVRVA, from the coding sequence ATGACCGGCATGACCGGCTTGTTGCTGCGCAGGCTGCGCGATCTGCTGATCATCCTGGTGATCGTCGGCACGATGATGTTCTTCGTCATCCGGCTCATCCCCGGTGATCCGGCGCAGGCCATCCTCGGCCCGACCGCCCGCCCGTCCGATGTGGACGCGCTGCGGGAAAGCATGGGGCTCAACGGCTCGCTGTGGGAGCAGTACCTGAGCTGGGCGGGCAACGTGCTGCGGGGCGACTTCGGCACGTCGATCACCTACCACGCGCCGGTGCTGGGCGTGGTCGCCGAGCACATCGTGCCGACGCTGACGCTGGCCGTGCTGTCCACGGTGATCAGCTTCTTCCTGTCGGTGGCGATCACCTCGTGGCAGGCGGTCTCGCCGCGCAACCCGGTGGCACGCGGCCTCGACCGGTTGTCCTCGCTCGGCATGGCGGTGCCGGACTTCTGGATCTCGCTGGTGCTGGTGCTGGTGTTCTCGGTGACGCTGCGGTGGTTCCCGTCCAGCGGGTACGAGAACCTGTTCACCGACCCGGCGACCGCGGTGCCCGCGCTGGTGCTGCCGCTGACCGTGCTGGTGATCGGGCAGACCGCGTTGTTCGTGCTGACGCTGCGGGAAAGCCTGTTGGGCGAACTGCCGCTGGCCTACCTGCGCACCGCGCGGGTCAAGGGCCTGTCCGAACGGCAGGTGATGCTCAAGCACGTGCTGCCGAACGCGCTGATGCCGTTGATCACCCAGCTGGGCAGCAACTTCGCCATGCTGGTCGGCGGCATCGTGATCATCGAGTCGATCTTCGTCGTGCCGGGCCTCGGCCACCTGCTGATGGGCGCGGTGTCCACCCGCGACTTCCCGTTGATCCAGGGCGTGACCCTGTTCGTCGCGGTGCTGTTCGTCCTGGTCAACCTGCTGGTGGACCTGTCGTACGCACTGCTCGACCCGAAGGTGCGGGTGGCATGA
- a CDS encoding SDR family NAD(P)-dependent oxidoreductase: MVTGGASGIGRGIADAFLAAGDRVIIADLATEPTDPAESAAPAKPTNPAESTDLAESTNLAKPTGLAEYVTLDISDADQVEAAIAHHDPIDVLINNAGLAAGAAPLIDLDPEVFDHCVRVNFRGTFLMTKAVGAHMVANGTRGTIVNISSIGARQPTPGLGHYEATKAAVEALTRSAALELAPHGIRVNAVAPGPVLTPMTAGFAADTAARAAWEARIPLGTIASVADVVPSVLFLASADAGHLTGVSLQVDGGQLLT; this comes from the coding sequence CTGGTGACCGGCGGCGCCAGCGGCATCGGCCGAGGCATCGCCGACGCCTTCCTCGCCGCCGGAGACCGCGTAATCATCGCCGACCTCGCAACCGAACCCACCGATCCTGCCGAATCCGCCGCCCCCGCCAAACCCACCAACCCTGCCGAATCCACCGACCTCGCCGAATCCACCAACCTCGCCAAACCCACCGGCCTCGCCGAATACGTCACCCTAGACATCTCCGACGCCGACCAGGTCGAGGCTGCCATCGCACACCACGACCCCATCGACGTCCTGATCAACAACGCCGGCCTCGCCGCCGGCGCCGCCCCTCTCATCGACCTCGACCCCGAAGTCTTCGACCACTGCGTCCGCGTCAACTTCCGCGGCACCTTCCTGATGACCAAAGCCGTCGGCGCGCACATGGTCGCCAACGGCACCCGCGGCACCATCGTCAACATCTCTTCGATTGGCGCCCGCCAGCCCACTCCCGGCCTCGGCCACTACGAAGCCACCAAGGCCGCCGTCGAAGCGCTCACCCGTTCCGCCGCACTCGAACTGGCACCGCACGGCATCCGCGTCAACGCGGTCGCCCCCGGCCCCGTGCTCACCCCGATGACCGCCGGGTTCGCCGCCGACACCGCGGCCCGCGCGGCCTGGGAAGCGAGGATTCCCCTGGGCACCATCGCTTCCGTCGCCGACGTGGTGCCGTCAGTGCTGTTCCTCGCCTCCGCCGACGCCGGCCACCTCACCGGCGTGAGCCTCCAGGTCGACGGCGGGCAGCTGCTCACCTGA
- a CDS encoding alpha/beta fold hydrolase, giving the protein MSISLAVRRFTPETVTGPPVLLLHGFASDGHTDWITTGWPAVLTDAGRSVLIPDLPGHGSSPAPVDPPTPKTITADLTRLILDLSEVDVVGYSLGARLAWDLPAQAPIRRLVLGGLSPTEPFSSVDLDAVRSFAASGKPPSDPLTAMIAHMITAPGRNPTALARCIEGLRQEPFTPTPLTVPTHFVAGTKDPITTGIEHLTTLIPGSTLTHIPSDHGGTLRSPEFKATTLNFLL; this is encoded by the coding sequence TTGTCGATTTCACTGGCCGTGCGCCGCTTCACCCCGGAAACGGTGACCGGCCCACCCGTCCTGCTGCTGCACGGCTTCGCCTCCGACGGTCACACGGACTGGATCACCACCGGCTGGCCCGCAGTTCTCACCGACGCCGGCCGCTCAGTCCTGATCCCAGACCTCCCCGGCCACGGCTCCAGCCCAGCGCCCGTCGACCCACCCACCCCCAAAACAATCACCGCCGACCTGACCAGACTCATCCTCGATCTGTCCGAAGTAGACGTCGTCGGCTATTCCCTGGGCGCACGACTGGCCTGGGACCTCCCAGCACAAGCCCCCATCCGACGCCTGGTCCTCGGCGGCCTGAGCCCCACCGAACCCTTCAGCTCCGTCGACCTGGACGCAGTCCGATCTTTCGCCGCCAGCGGCAAACCTCCCTCCGACCCCCTCACCGCCATGATCGCGCACATGATCACGGCCCCGGGCCGAAACCCCACCGCCCTGGCCCGCTGCATCGAAGGCCTGCGCCAAGAGCCCTTTACCCCCACCCCGCTCACCGTCCCCACCCACTTCGTCGCAGGCACCAAGGACCCCATAACCACCGGCATCGAACACCTCACCACCCTGATCCCAGGCTCCACCCTGACCCACATCCCCAGCGACCACGGCGGCACCCTACGCAGCCCAGAATTCAAAGCCACCACCCTGAATTTCCTCCTTTAA
- a CDS encoding aldo/keto reductase produces MVEKQSGLGFGTSLLGLGSWNTWDRMEFGDAVALLRQAVDAGVTLFDVAHYNMGPHAEQSRTDVIFGRALREAGIGRSEFQLCGKLWLWDYPRVGFAEQLDVSFERVGVEAAEAVVVGDYFGPLDVPRVVTEVAEQVRAGRFLVWGVNNWRAADVVRALEFAEAEGVPGPRFAQLKYSVVRRSMAEGAFYRRFFDAGLGLQASDVFEGGVLLGREPSRKIGADVGGIRESIRAAAEVVGRAAAEFGVSPAQLAIAFCLAFEPVANVLFGVSRVGQLMDNLGAVRLAAEYGGEVRSAVGSLWLDAAVPADGA; encoded by the coding sequence GTGGTGGAGAAGCAAAGCGGGTTGGGTTTCGGCACTTCGCTGCTGGGACTGGGATCCTGGAACACCTGGGACCGCATGGAGTTCGGCGACGCGGTGGCGTTGCTGCGACAGGCCGTCGATGCCGGGGTGACGTTGTTCGACGTGGCGCACTACAACATGGGGCCGCATGCCGAGCAGTCGCGTACCGACGTGATTTTCGGCCGGGCGCTGCGCGAAGCCGGGATCGGGCGGTCGGAGTTCCAGTTGTGCGGGAAGTTGTGGCTTTGGGACTATCCGCGGGTCGGGTTCGCGGAGCAGTTGGATGTTTCGTTCGAGCGGGTGGGGGTGGAGGCGGCTGAGGCGGTGGTGGTGGGTGATTACTTCGGCCCTCTTGATGTGCCCCGTGTGGTGACGGAGGTGGCCGAGCAGGTTCGGGCTGGGCGGTTTTTGGTGTGGGGGGTGAACAACTGGCGGGCCGCTGATGTGGTGCGGGCGCTGGAGTTCGCGGAGGCGGAGGGAGTGCCGGGGCCTCGGTTCGCGCAGTTGAAGTACAGCGTGGTGCGGCGGTCGATGGCGGAGGGGGCGTTCTATCGGCGGTTCTTCGATGCGGGGTTGGGGTTGCAGGCGTCGGATGTGTTCGAGGGTGGGGTGCTGCTGGGGCGGGAGCCGTCGCGGAAGATCGGGGCGGATGTGGGTGGGATTCGGGAGTCGATCAGGGCTGCGGCCGAGGTGGTGGGTAGGGCGGCGGCTGAGTTCGGGGTGAGTCCCGCGCAACTGGCGATTGCGTTTTGTCTGGCGTTTGAGCCGGTGGCGAATGTGTTGTTCGGGGTCAGTCGGGTGGGGCAGTTGATGGACAACCTTGGGGCGGTGCGGTTGGCGGCGGAGTATGGGGGTGAGGTGCGTTCGGCTGTGGGGTCTTTGTGGTTGGATGCTGCGGTTCCTGCGGATGGGGCGTAG
- a CDS encoding TetR/AcrR family transcriptional regulator gives MPKIIDHDQRRSEIVDVTWELITRGGIEAATMREIAAAAGFANGALKLYFPSKEDIIEATYERALGMMRTYVELDELRGLVALRELCVSSMPIDEERIAAGRVLLTFWQLSLTNQKLHDKYLEHVREWRGLLHRYLTEGREDGDILTTTPDEQLVDEIVLLNAGANVMSLVSGEFSTVALQRAHLESFFDRLTRP, from the coding sequence ATGCCGAAGATCATCGATCACGACCAGCGTCGCAGCGAGATCGTCGACGTCACCTGGGAACTGATCACCCGGGGCGGCATCGAGGCCGCGACGATGCGTGAGATCGCGGCGGCGGCAGGCTTCGCCAACGGCGCGCTCAAGCTGTACTTCCCCAGCAAGGAAGACATCATCGAGGCCACCTACGAGCGCGCGCTCGGCATGATGCGCACCTATGTGGAGCTGGACGAACTGCGCGGGCTGGTGGCGTTGCGGGAGCTGTGCGTGTCGTCGATGCCGATCGACGAGGAGCGCATCGCCGCCGGGCGGGTGCTGCTGACCTTCTGGCAGCTGTCGCTGACCAACCAGAAGCTGCACGACAAGTACCTGGAGCACGTGCGCGAGTGGCGTGGCCTGCTGCACCGGTACCTGACCGAGGGCCGCGAAGACGGCGACATCCTCACCACGACCCCCGACGAGCAGCTGGTCGACGAGATCGTCCTGCTGAACGCCGGGGCGAACGTGATGAGCCTGGTCAGCGGCGAGTTCTCCACGGTCGCACTGCAACGCGCGCACCTGGAGTCCTTTTTCGACCGCCTCACGCGTCCTTGA
- a CDS encoding methyltransferase dimerization domain-containing protein — translation MSEPTSTRSPERIVDVAVGYMAAKQLFAASRIGLFAALGGGPLTAGELALKTGRPENITRILADAMSALGLLSRVDGRYELTADTAAYLGGGELDLAPFLTFLEEISYGHWLQFGRTADTGEPGELDMDDQRWGTFLNGVMTYNALHAKMLAAAFDYTPYRKLLDFGGLSSAFAVEAMTANADLHTTFVFDPRSVEPVTTAVAEAGLADRAEVVGAETATAQPAGRFDLIMVNHVVHRFTAEQNAVILRHARAAAAAGARLLLLDFFLDEDEVQRPIDALHAGEYLVIDGTVVYPETEVRAWLADAGWRVADRLTLPGSPRVLVAEAV, via the coding sequence GTGAGCGAGCCGACAAGCACCAGGAGTCCCGAGCGGATCGTGGACGTGGCCGTCGGGTACATGGCGGCCAAGCAACTGTTCGCGGCGAGCCGGATCGGGCTGTTCGCCGCACTCGGCGGTGGTCCGCTGACCGCCGGCGAACTGGCGCTCAAGACCGGCAGGCCGGAGAACATCACCAGGATCCTCGCCGACGCCATGTCCGCGCTGGGCCTGCTGTCCCGTGTGGACGGACGGTACGAGCTGACCGCGGACACCGCGGCCTATCTCGGTGGCGGCGAGCTGGACCTGGCGCCGTTCCTGACCTTTCTCGAAGAGATCAGCTACGGGCACTGGCTGCAGTTCGGCCGCACCGCCGACACCGGCGAACCCGGCGAGCTGGACATGGACGACCAGCGCTGGGGCACCTTCCTGAACGGGGTGATGACCTACAACGCGCTGCACGCGAAGATGCTGGCGGCGGCGTTCGACTACACGCCGTACCGGAAGCTGCTCGACTTCGGCGGGCTGTCGAGCGCGTTCGCGGTCGAAGCCATGACGGCCAACGCGGACCTGCACACCACCTTCGTGTTCGACCCGCGATCGGTCGAGCCGGTCACCACCGCGGTGGCCGAGGCCGGGCTGGCGGACCGGGCGGAGGTGGTCGGCGCGGAGACCGCGACCGCCCAGCCGGCCGGCCGGTTCGACCTGATCATGGTCAACCACGTGGTGCACCGGTTCACCGCCGAGCAGAACGCGGTGATCCTGCGCCACGCCCGCGCGGCCGCCGCGGCCGGCGCCCGGTTGCTGCTGCTCGACTTCTTCCTCGACGAGGACGAGGTGCAGCGCCCGATCGACGCCCTGCACGCGGGGGAGTACCTGGTGATCGACGGAACGGTCGTCTACCCGGAGACCGAGGTGCGCGCGTGGCTCGCCGACGCGGGCTGGCGGGTGGCCGACCGGCTGACCCTGCCGGGCAGCCCGCGGGTGCTCGTCGCGGAAGCGGTGTGA
- a CDS encoding alpha/beta hydrolase, translating to MSMTLDPAVRELLARSAPAEAPAGPPPTAAELRAAFDAAWRRPESVEPVASVTDHQVPGGVRVRLYLPESSTPVPVFVWIHGGGWTIGSIDENEVASRAVCNAAKVAVAAVDYRLAPEHPFPAAPDDCYGVVDWLAAGGAGPAVNPARIAIGGESAGGNLSTVVSMMSRDRGGPRLAAQVLVCPVYAHPDDGFASYADYAEGFGMTAGAMRFFFEQYVTDPAQLDDPYLLPLRAADLTGLPPALVMTAEYDVLRDEGEEFARRLAATGTPVELTRYTGQIHGFYGLYTDLPASPRSHAQVAGYLRAVFKDA from the coding sequence GTGAGCATGACCCTCGATCCCGCTGTCCGGGAACTGCTCGCGCGCAGTGCCCCGGCCGAAGCCCCGGCCGGGCCGCCGCCGACCGCCGCCGAGCTGCGGGCCGCCTTCGACGCCGCCTGGCGGCGCCCGGAGTCGGTCGAGCCGGTCGCCTCGGTCACCGACCACCAGGTGCCCGGCGGGGTGCGCGTCCGGCTGTACCTGCCCGAGTCCTCGACGCCGGTGCCGGTTTTCGTCTGGATCCACGGTGGCGGGTGGACGATCGGCTCGATCGACGAGAACGAGGTCGCCTCACGCGCGGTGTGCAACGCGGCGAAGGTCGCGGTGGCCGCGGTGGACTACCGCCTCGCGCCGGAGCACCCGTTCCCGGCGGCCCCCGACGACTGCTACGGCGTGGTCGACTGGCTGGCGGCCGGTGGCGCGGGCCCGGCCGTGAACCCCGCGCGCATCGCGATCGGCGGGGAGAGCGCGGGCGGCAACCTGTCCACTGTGGTCTCGATGATGTCCCGTGACCGGGGCGGGCCGAGGCTGGCCGCGCAGGTGCTCGTCTGCCCGGTCTACGCCCACCCCGACGACGGCTTCGCGTCCTATGCGGACTACGCCGAGGGCTTCGGCATGACCGCCGGGGCGATGCGGTTCTTCTTCGAGCAGTACGTCACCGATCCGGCGCAACTGGACGATCCGTACCTGCTCCCGTTGCGGGCGGCGGACCTGACCGGCCTGCCGCCGGCGCTGGTGATGACCGCTGAGTACGACGTGCTGCGCGACGAGGGTGAGGAGTTCGCCCGTCGCCTGGCCGCCACGGGCACCCCGGTGGAGCTGACGCGGTACACGGGCCAGATCCACGGTTTCTACGGCCTCTACACCGACCTGCCCGCTTCTCCGCGGTCACACGCGCAGGTCGCCGGCTACCTGCGCGCGGTGTTCAAGGACGCGTGA